The genomic segment TGACCGTCGTCGAGCAGAAGATCAAGCCGACCGACACCGATCTGTCGGCCCAGGTCTCCGCCCTGCGCGCGGCCAAGGTCAAGGCGGTCCTCATCAGCGCCGGGCCCACCCAGACGGCTTCGCTCGTCGGCGTCTCCGCCGCCAAGGGCTTCACCGTCCCCGTCCTCACCAGCGCCCCGGGCTATGCCCCGCAGCTGCTGAAAACACCGGCCGGCCCGGCCCTGGAGAAGATGCTGCACATCGTCAGCGCCACACCGCCGGTCAGCCACGACCTGCCCGACCTGGAGAAGATGGTCGCCGACTACCAGAAGAAGTACCCCAAGGAGCTGGTCGACTCCGGCACCCTCTCCGGCTACAGCGCCGTCACGGCGCTCGACGCGGACCTCCGCGCGGCCTGCGAGGCGAAGGACCTCACCCGTGAGGGCCTGGTCAAGGCGCACCGCTCGCAGAGCGAGCACAAGGGCTTCGGCGTGACGCAGGACTTCAGCGACGCCTCGCAGCCCGCGACGTACGCCTCGTACATCTCCAAGCCCGACCCGAAGAAGGTCGGCGGCTCGGTGCTGGTCGAGGACGCGCACGAACTGCCGGAGGCCCGGGAGTACTTCAAGAACCGCTCCTGACCCGCTGCCCGGGCCCCGTGAGCCCGGGAAGCACCGACACGGACGGCGGTCCGCACGGCCCCTCATCACGGGGAGCCGAGCGGACCGCCGTCCGCCGTGCGCCGGGGTCGTGACGCGCGCCCGCCGGCGAACAGGACCGGGGAAACCGCCCGGAAGCGTTGCCTCCGCCGTGCCGCTCCGGGGAGACTGCATGCCGTGACTACCGGGTCGGCCATGGGCCACACACGAGTGAGGCACCCGGCCACGAGGTGAGGACGGGGCGGGCCAGAGGCCCGCCTGCCCGCTCCGCCCCGGCGGCCGCCGCGCACCCGCGCACCGCGCTCACGCGCCCCTGCGCACGCACGCGCACTCCGCGCCGCCGTCGCCCGGCGTTCCTCCGCACCGCCCGAACGGTGCGCCTCCCCGCCCGTCCTCCGGCGCGGCCGCCCAACCGCGCGGCCGCCGGGGACCCGGCCGGGACTCCCGCCACCGGCCCGTCCGGCCGGACGGCAACCCCTCATCCCACGCACCCACCGGCGGCGACCGCCCGCCTCCCGGCACCTGACGCACACGCGTACGCGTCCGGCCGCCGGCGGCCCGCGGCGGCGCCCGCCGGAGAACCGGAGACACACCCCAGCATGCCGAACGACTTCAACCAGCAGATCATCGAGGAGTTCCGCGCCAACGGCGGCCGCGTCGGCGGCCCCTTCGAGGGCGCCCGGCTCATCCTTCTGACCACCACCGGCGCGCGGTCCGGCCGGCAGCACACCACTCCGCTGGGCTGCCTGCCCGACGGGGAGCGGGTGCTGGTCATCGCCTCGGCCGGCGGCTCACCGCACCACCCGGACTGGTACCGCAACATCCTGGCGCACCCCCGCGTCACCGTCGAGGACGGCGTCTTCACCTACGAGGCGGGGGCGGCGGTCCTGGAGGGCGCCGAACGGGACCACCTCTTCGCCCGTGCGGCCGAGGCCGACCAGGGCTGGGCCGACTACCAGACCAGGGCGGGACGGACCCTGCCGGTCGTCGCCCTGACCCCCCTTCCGGGCCCGCCGCGCCCGAACGCGTCGTCCTGGGGCGCGGCCCTCAAGCTCGTCCACGACGCCTTCCGCCGCGAACTCACCCTGATCCGCGGGGAACTCGCGGACTCCGGGCCGGGCGCGCTGGGCGCCCAGCTCCGCGTCAACTGCCTGACGTTCTGCCGGAACCTGCACGGCCACCACACCAACGAGGACGCCGGGATGCTCCCGGCCGTGGCCGAACAGAACCCGGAGCTGGCCCCGGTGACGGAGCGTCTGTACCGGGAGCACGAGCGGATCGCGGCCCTGCTGGACACCCTCCGCGACCTCGTCTCCGCCGGGGACGCGGACCCGGCCGCCGTCCTCCCCGAGTTCGACCGCCTCACCGCCGAGCTCGAAAGCCATCTGGTCTACGAGGAGGAGCACCTGATCCCCCTCCTCGACGCCGCGGTCACCTGACCCCATGGGCGCCCGGCCCACCGGGGAGACGCCGTGCCGCCCGCCGCCCGGCCGTCCGGGGCCTCAGCCGGCCGCGGAATCCTCCGCGGCAGAGGCAGCGGCGGGGGCGGGCGGCAGGGCGGTGAGCGCCAGGACGGCCAGGTCGTCGCGGAGCCGCTCGCCCCACCAGGCGTGGGCGTCCTCCATCAGCACCGCCGTGATGTGGTCGGCCGGACGCGCGGTGCCGGGCGGGGGCGGCTGCTTGGCGACGACGGCGGCGAGGTCCTCGGACTCCCGCTGGTGGTACGAGCCCGCGCCCTCGGTGAAGCCGTCGGTGTAGAGGACGAGGGTGTCGCCGGGCAGCAGCTCGGTCTCCGTCACCGGGTGGTGCACCTGCCCCAGGGCGCCCAGCAGCGGCCCGTGCACGTCGAGGACGGTCGTGCCGCCGTTCGCCCGGCGCAGCAGCGGGGCGGGGTGGCCAGCCGAGGCGAGGTGGAGGCGGGTGGGCGTCAGGGTGGTGTCGACGACGACGTAGGCCAGGGTGCAGAAGGGGGTCCTCTGACGGCGCAGGGCCCGGTCGACGAGGTCGAGGACGTGCGCCGGGTCGGGGGTGTGCTGGGCCGCGGCCCACAGGGTGTGGCGCACCAGGCCGGTGATGGCGGCCGCGGCCGGCCCCTTGCCGCAGACGTCTCCCAGGACGAGGACGTGCCGTCCGTCGGCCGTGGCGAAGGCGTCGTAGAAGTCGCCGCCGATGTGCAGCCCGCTGCCGTGCGGGTGGTAGCGGGCGGCGAGGTCGAAGCCGGGCAGCGCCGGGAGGTGGGGCGGCAGCAGGGGGTGTTCGAGTGCCTGGGTGGTGGCGCGCAGCCGGTGCAGCAGACGGTCCTGCTGGATGCCCACGGCCATCTGGTCGGCGATGCCCTCCAGGGTGCCGGAGGCGGCGGACGACAGCGGGGCGGTGCTGCCGAGGGCGAGCACCCCCAGCAACTCCCCGCCGGAGACGAGGGGATAACCCACGCAGACGGTGGAGTCCTCGCCCGGGACCTCGTCGAGGGCGGGGCGGCGCTCGGCGGCGACGCGTTCCATCAGCGCCTGGCGGACCCGGACGTGCGCCGGGGTCGGCCCGTCGGCCGGGCCGTCGGCGCACACCGTGTGGTCCAGCCGGTCACCGGCGGGCGTCCGCACCGCCCAGACGCAGGCGAAGACGGCCGACAGCCGGTTCACCGCCGCCTTGACGCACCGCTCCAGCCGCTCCGGCAGCGGACCCGGAGCGGTCATGGCCGCGGCGACCTCCGCGCTGAGCAGCGCGTGGCTCGTCCGCTCGGCGAGCTGGCGCTGGGCGCGCAGCCGTTCGGTGATGTCCTCGACGAGCAGCAGCCGGCGCTCCCGCCCCTCGGGGTCGAGGACCTGCTGCGGAGCCAGCCGCAGCGCCTGCGCAGCGCCGTCCGGGCGGAGACGTTCGAAAACCGCGCCCGGGTCGGCGCCGGGCTCTCCGCCGGACGAGGCGAGATGCTCCTCCAGCCGGGCGTGCAAGGTCTCGGGGAACAGGGAGGTCAGCGGCCGGCCGAGCGACTCGGGCTCGCCGAGGTCCAGGATGTCGGCGGCCTTGTTGTTCCAGGCGGCCATGGCCCCGGAGGCGTCCAGCATCAGCGCGCCGACCGGCGCCTGGGTGAGGAACTCGCCGAAGAGGTGGTCCCCCATCTGGCGGCTGATCGCCGTGCCGGCGCCGAGCCGGTACTGGGCCGCGGCCCGCACCGTCGTATAGGTGCGCTGCCGGCCGAGCGCCGTCATCATCTCCCGGGCCACCCCGGGCAGCCGGTCCGCCTGCGAGACGGGGAGGTGGCGCGCCCGGTCGCCGGAGAACAGCAGGGGCAGGGCGGCGAGATCACCCTCGGTCTCCGCGGTGGAGACGGCGATCACCACCAGGTCGGCGGGGTGCGGACGCACCGCGTGGACGAGGCCGAACGGGGACGGCAGCTCCTGGCCGAGCACCACCAGCGTGGGGCGGCGCTCGCCGCGCACCCCCTGGGTGTGGTCCACGAGCTGCTCGGGCGGGACGAAGAGCACGTCGGCTCCCGGGCCGAGCACCGCCTGCAGCGCCGACACCGCGCCCGGGAGTACGCCGACGAGGAGGACGCGGGGTCTGTCCGGAGGCACCGTCATCCCTCCAGCAGCGGTTCGTCGAGCAGGGCCCGGCCCGTCCAGATGCGCAGCACGTCGGTGGTCGGAGCCATCACATGGGCCGCGCGGGCGTCGCGCAGCATCCGGTGCAGGGCGGAGTCCTGGCCGTAGCCGATGCCGCCGACCAGGGTCAGGGCGTCGTTGATGACGCGCTCCGCCGCCTCGGCGACCTCGGCCTTCGCGGACGCCAGCCCCATCAGCGCCTCCGCGCCGCCCGCCTCCGCCTCCACGGCCGCGTGGAAGATCAGCCGCCGGGTGCGCTCCACCCGGGCCCACATCGACCCCAGCCGGTGCTGGACGACCGGCTGCGAGGCCAGGGCCCGGTCGGAGTGGGCGTGCCGGCGCCGCAGCAGATGGGCGCGGGCCTCCTCCAGAGCGGCGGCGGCGACACCCAGGTAGGTGCCGGCCATGGCCATCAGGAAATACGGGGCGACGACGTTGAAGACGTACCAGATCTGGTCGCCCTCCTCGCCCAGCAGACGGGACTGCGGAATGTCCACCCCGCGCAGCTCCAGGGAGCGCGAGGAGTTGCCGCGCATGCCGAACCCGGTCCACGGCTTACCCCACACCTGGCCCGCCGCGCCGGCGTCGAGCACGACGCAGGAGAACAGGCCCGGCGGGATACCGGGGTCGGCCGCGACCGCGGAGAGCACATAGGAGTCCGCGTGGGCGGCGTTGGTGACGAAGCTCTTGGTGCCGGTCAGCCGCAGCCGGCCGGGACGGCTGTGCTCCATGCGCGTCTGCGGCAGCCAGAACTCGCCGCCGGTGGCCGGCTCGGACAGGGCGAGCGTCGTCAGATGCTCCCCGGCGGCGATCGGCCGCAGATACCGCTCCTGCTGCTCCGGGGTGGCCTTGGCGGCGATCACGGCGGAACCGGCCAGATGCATGCCGAAGCAGATGGACGTCGACGCGCAGGCCCGGCCCGTCACCTCGCCGACCTGCGCCACGGCCAGCAGACCGTGCCCCAGCCCGCCGAACCGCTCGGGCACCACCAGCCCGCCCAGCCGCTGCCGCAGCGCGGCCATGCCCTCCTCGGGCCACCGCTGCCCGGCGTCGGTCTCCGCCGCACGGGGGGCCAGGACCTCGTCCGCGGCCTCGCGCGCCAGGGCCACCACCTTGCCCAGCTCGATCCGCGCCACCGCTGCACCGTCTTCCTGTGTACGGGACCCGGTCGAAGAACTTCGGCGGGCGTCTCCGGCTGTCAATCCACCGACTTTCCGCCGACTCCCGCCGCGGAGTCAAATCGCACGGGAAGGCGAGCTTCCGCGGAAACCGGTACGTCGGCCTCCGGCGCGGCGGCACCGGCGCCGCCCCGGAGGCCCGGGGCCCTCGCTCAGCGCTCCGGCAGGCGCTGGAGCAGGCCCCAGGTGAACTCGGCGATCACCCGGCACCGTTCACCGGTCGCCGCGTCCGGTGCCGTGAACGCCAGCCGCCAGCGGGTCGGGGCCGAGCCCTCCATCGGCGTGGCCGGGGCGAAGGCGCGGGCGACCTCGTCCACCGTGCAGCTCCAGGGACGCAGATCACCGAGCGTCCGCAGGACGGGGCCGGGGGCGCCCGGGGCGCGGACCAGCCACTCGTTCCACACCTGGCCGCCCGGCGCCGCCAGCACCTCGAACCGCAGATCCGGCCAGAGCGGCACACGCCAGCGCAGGGCCTCGCACTCCAGGTCGCCGATCCGGCGCGGGGCACGGGACTCCGGCGGGCCGAGCACCGAGCGGTAGCGCGCCAGGGCGCCGCGGGCCCGGGGCGAGCGCACCATCGCCTGCCAGCGGCGGTTGGCCTCGCGCATCACCGCCCGGCTCTCGCCCAGCTCCCGCAGGGCGTCCTCGACGAGGCCGGGCTGGTGGTCGGCCATCCGCCGGAGCAGCACGAGCTGGAACAGGAGGGGGCCGGGCAGGGGCGGGGGAGGGGCGTCATGCGGGAAGGCGGGCCGGGTACCGGCGTCGGCGCCGCTGTCGGATCGAGTGCCGGAGGCGGGCCGGGTGCTGTCGTCGGGACCCGGGGTGTCGGCGGGCGGTTCGGGACGGCTCATGGCTCCATCGTCCCGCGGCGCGCGGGTGCGGGGCGGCCGCCGGGGGAGCGGCGGGCTCCGGCGGCACGGCCGGCGGCCCGGCGCGGCCGGAAAGCCCCGGACCCCGAGCGCCCCGGAGCCGGCAAGTCCGGAGACGGTGACGACCAGGCTTATTGCCGCCCGAAGGACCCACGGTTAGGCTGGCGTTCGTCATACCGATCAACGGCCGGGGTTTCGAACGTCTTGTTCCGGGCGCCGCCGCTGACGGAAGCGAATGCCGGAAGTTGGAAGTAGGTGAGTGAGCGGTTGTGACTCCACCCACGACTGAAGTCGCGGGCTTCCTGTGGCGGTGGCTAGGCACCGTCGCAGAGGACCAGCCCGGCCCTGTGTTTGACGTTCAGCGCGCCGACGTGGTCGGCATGTGCCACCAAGCCGCAGTTGACGCACGTGAACTTCGCCTGGGTGACGCGGTTCTCCTTCGCCACGTGCCCGCAGCCGCCGATTGCCGGTGGGCAGGTGCGGGTGGGGGTACCCCCGGCGAAGCCAGGGGGAGTGTTGCGGGCGTCCACCGGGATCACACGGCGACCGGCGCTTGCAGCCTTGTCCGCCAGGATCCTCAGGAACTGCCCCCAGCCCGCATCCAGGATGCTGCGGTTCAGCCCGGCCTTCGCCGCGGCACCGTTCGCCAGGAACGCACCGTCGTGTTCGGGGTCGGGCCGGGGTGCGGGCGCCCGGGTCATGCCCGCGGTGTTCAGCCGCTCGTGCCCGATCACATCGTGCTCGCGCACGAGGTCGAGTGCGGCCTTGTGGTGATGATCCAGACGCCGCCGCCGGATCTTCGCGTGCAGCCTGGCCACCTTGCGGGCCGCGGCACGATGCTTCTTCGTACGGCGCCACGTGCGCCTCGGGAACGTCGCCAGGTGCCGCTGCGCCACGGCCAGTTCCCCGGCCGCCTCGTCGAGGAATCCGGGGTTGGGGGCGTGGTGGCCGTCGGAGTCGGTGTAGAAGTGGACCGTGCCCAGGTCGATGCCGACCGTGCTGCCGGTCGGGGGCAGTGGCTCGGCGGGCACCTCCTCACAGGCCAGGACGACATACCACCGGCGGCCCTCCCGCTCCACACTCACCGTCTTCACCCGGCCCCGCACCGGGCGGTGTTGGTGCACACGGACGTGTCCGACACCCTGCAGACGGACACGGGTCCGGGTGGCGTGGGGGGTGGAATCCCACCGGCAGCCGTCCCCGTCCCTCGGGAAGGTGACGGTGTCGAAATGCCCCACCCCCTTGAACCGCGGATACCCGGGCCTGTCACCGGCCTTCACCCGCCGGAAGAACGCCTGGAACGCCCGGTCCAGACGGCGCAGGGTCGCCTGCTGGGAGGAGAAGGACCACCGCCCCTGACGCTCCGGATCAAAGGCCCGGATCTCCCTCAACTGCGCCGACTGATCCCCGTACCGCACCGACGTCCGGGAACGGTGCCGCCAGGCATCACGACGCTCCTGCAACGCCCCGTTGTACAGGGAACAGTGATCCCGCAACATCTCCACCAGCGCCCGCTCCTGGCGAATCGTGGGACGCAGCAGAAACTTGTACGCCCGCCTCACGCCCACCCCCGCCTCCCCGTATCCAGCCGGCCAACACTGACGCGTTCACGCTACCGCTGCCTACTGACACCACAGCGTGCTCCGCCGCTGCGCAGCTCCGGCCCAAAAATTCGATTCCCCCACCGGCTGAAGCCGGTGGTCCCCTCGAAAGAAGGTCTGATGGGACGCCTGGTACCCGCCGTGACCCGAGCCCTGGACATCCTGGAGCTCTTCCTCGAAGGAGACGGTACGCTCTCCGCCCCCGAGATCACGCGCAGGCTGCAACTGCCGCGCACCACCGTGCACGAGCTGGTCACCACGCTCGCCGCCCGCAACTACCTCGTGGCCGTCCCCGACCAGCCCGGCCGCTACCGGCTCGGCGTCCGCCCGTACCAGCTCGGCAGCCGCTACGCCGAGCAGCTCGACCTCGCCGCCGAGGGCCGGCAGGTGGCCCGGGGCGTCGCCGAGACCTGCGACGAGACCGTGCACGTCGCGATCCTGGAGGGCACCGACGTCATCTACATCGCTAAGGTGGACAGCACCCACGCCGTCCGCATGGTCTCCGCGGCCGGTCGCCGGCTCCCCGCGCACTGCACCTCCGTCGGCAAGATGCTGCTCGCCTCGCTCCCCGAGACCGAGCTGAAGCAGCTCTTCCCCGACGGCCGGACGCTGACCGCGATGACGGACAACAGCATCACCTCGCCCACCGCGCTGCGCCGCCAGCTCGCCGCGATCCGCGAGAGCGGGATCGCCGTCGAGCACCGGGAGTCCAACCCGGACGTCAGCTGCGTGGCCGCGCCGGTGCGGGACTCGGCGGGCACGGTCGTCGCGGCGCTCTCGATCTCCGTACCGATGATCCGCTGGAGCGAGGAGCGGCACGCGGAGCTGTCGGAGCTGGCCGCCAAGGGCGCGGCCGAGCTGTCGGACCGTCTCGGCTACCGTGGCCGCCCATGAGCACAGAGACTCCCCGCCGCACGGTCCGCCACCCCCGCCCGGAGGTGGCCGTCCGCGAGACCGCCGAACTCGGCGAGGGGCCGACCTGGGACCCGGCGACGGGCCGGCTGATCTGGATCGACATCCTCTCCTCCCGCGTCCACGGCTACGACCCCGCCACCGGCCGCCGCACGGTCTTCACGACCGGACAGCACGTCGGCGCCGTCAAGCCCCGCGCGGGCGGCGGCCTCGTGCTCAACCTCCGCGACGGCGTGGCCCTGCTCTCCCCGGAGGGCGCCTTCTCCTGGCTGCACCACGACCCGGTGCCGAACCGCCGGGGCAACGACGCGGCCGTGGCGCCGGACGGCTCGCTCTGGGCGGGCACCATGACCTACGACGAGACCCCTGGCGGCGGCAGCCTCACCCGCATCGCGCCGGACGGCACGGCCGTCGAGGTGCTGCCGGACTCCACCGTCAGCAACGGCACCGGCTGGAGCCCCGACGGACGGCTGATGTACTACGCCGACTCGCCGACCCGCCGCGTCGACGTCTTCGACGTCGTGGGCCAGGACATCCGGGGCCGCCGCACCCTGGCGGAGATCGAGGACGGCGCGGGCTACCCGGACGGGCTGTGCGTGGACGCCGACGGCTGCGTCTGGGTGGCGCTGTGGGACGGCGGCGCGATCCGCCGCTACACCCCGGACGGCCGCCTGGACCGCACCCTTCCCCTCCCCGTCCGCCGCCCCACGGCCTGCGCCTTCGGCGGCCCGGACCTCACGGACCTGTACATCACCACGGCCCGCGTCGGCCACCGCCCCCACCCCCTGGCCGGCTCCCTCCTCGTCCTCCCGAACGCGGGCCAGGGCCTCCCGCAGCCCCCGTTCGCGGGGTGACGGGTCTTCCTGGACGGAGAGCGACGGGTGCAGAAGGAG from the Streptomyces xinghaiensis S187 genome contains:
- a CDS encoding nitroreductase/quinone reductase family protein; the protein is MPNDFNQQIIEEFRANGGRVGGPFEGARLILLTTTGARSGRQHTTPLGCLPDGERVLVIASAGGSPHHPDWYRNILAHPRVTVEDGVFTYEAGAAVLEGAERDHLFARAAEADQGWADYQTRAGRTLPVVALTPLPGPPRPNASSWGAALKLVHDAFRRELTLIRGELADSGPGALGAQLRVNCLTFCRNLHGHHTNEDAGMLPAVAEQNPELAPVTERLYREHERIAALLDTLRDLVSAGDADPAAVLPEFDRLTAELESHLVYEEEHLIPLLDAAVT
- a CDS encoding SpoIIE family protein phosphatase, translating into MPPDRPRVLLVGVLPGAVSALQAVLGPGADVLFVPPEQLVDHTQGVRGERRPTLVVLGQELPSPFGLVHAVRPHPADLVVIAVSTAETEGDLAALPLLFSGDRARHLPVSQADRLPGVAREMMTALGRQRTYTTVRAAAQYRLGAGTAISRQMGDHLFGEFLTQAPVGALMLDASGAMAAWNNKAADILDLGEPESLGRPLTSLFPETLHARLEEHLASSGGEPGADPGAVFERLRPDGAAQALRLAPQQVLDPEGRERRLLLVEDITERLRAQRQLAERTSHALLSAEVAAAMTAPGPLPERLERCVKAAVNRLSAVFACVWAVRTPAGDRLDHTVCADGPADGPTPAHVRVRQALMERVAAERRPALDEVPGEDSTVCVGYPLVSGGELLGVLALGSTAPLSSAASGTLEGIADQMAVGIQQDRLLHRLRATTQALEHPLLPPHLPALPGFDLAARYHPHGSGLHIGGDFYDAFATADGRHVLVLGDVCGKGPAAAAITGLVRHTLWAAAQHTPDPAHVLDLVDRALRRQRTPFCTLAYVVVDTTLTPTRLHLASAGHPAPLLRRANGGTTVLDVHGPLLGALGQVHHPVTETELLPGDTLVLYTDGFTEGAGSYHQRESEDLAAVVAKQPPPPGTARPADHITAVLMEDAHAWWGERLRDDLAVLALTALPPAPAAASAAEDSAAG
- a CDS encoding acyl-CoA dehydrogenase family protein — protein: MARIELGKVVALAREAADEVLAPRAAETDAGQRWPEEGMAALRQRLGGLVVPERFGGLGHGLLAVAQVGEVTGRACASTSICFGMHLAGSAVIAAKATPEQQERYLRPIAAGEHLTTLALSEPATGGEFWLPQTRMEHSRPGRLRLTGTKSFVTNAAHADSYVLSAVAADPGIPPGLFSCVVLDAGAAGQVWGKPWTGFGMRGNSSRSLELRGVDIPQSRLLGEEGDQIWYVFNVVAPYFLMAMAGTYLGVAAAALEEARAHLLRRRHAHSDRALASQPVVQHRLGSMWARVERTRRLIFHAAVEAEAGGAEALMGLASAKAEVAEAAERVINDALTLVGGIGYGQDSALHRMLRDARAAHVMAPTTDVLRIWTGRALLDEPLLEG
- a CDS encoding RNA-guided endonuclease InsQ/TnpB family protein, which encodes MRRAYKFLLRPTIRQERALVEMLRDHCSLYNGALQERRDAWRHRSRTSVRYGDQSAQLREIRAFDPERQGRWSFSSQQATLRRLDRAFQAFFRRVKAGDRPGYPRFKGVGHFDTVTFPRDGDGCRWDSTPHATRTRVRLQGVGHVRVHQHRPVRGRVKTVSVEREGRRWYVVLACEEVPAEPLPPTGSTVGIDLGTVHFYTDSDGHHAPNPGFLDEAAGELAVAQRHLATFPRRTWRRTKKHRAAARKVARLHAKIRRRRLDHHHKAALDLVREHDVIGHERLNTAGMTRAPAPRPDPEHDGAFLANGAAAKAGLNRSILDAGWGQFLRILADKAASAGRRVIPVDARNTPPGFAGGTPTRTCPPAIGGCGHVAKENRVTQAKFTCVNCGLVAHADHVGALNVKHRAGLVLCDGA
- a CDS encoding IclR family transcriptional regulator, producing the protein MGRLVPAVTRALDILELFLEGDGTLSAPEITRRLQLPRTTVHELVTTLAARNYLVAVPDQPGRYRLGVRPYQLGSRYAEQLDLAAEGRQVARGVAETCDETVHVAILEGTDVIYIAKVDSTHAVRMVSAAGRRLPAHCTSVGKMLLASLPETELKQLFPDGRTLTAMTDNSITSPTALRRQLAAIRESGIAVEHRESNPDVSCVAAPVRDSAGTVVAALSISVPMIRWSEERHAELSELAAKGAAELSDRLGYRGRP
- a CDS encoding SMP-30/gluconolactonase/LRE family protein is translated as MSTETPRRTVRHPRPEVAVRETAELGEGPTWDPATGRLIWIDILSSRVHGYDPATGRRTVFTTGQHVGAVKPRAGGGLVLNLRDGVALLSPEGAFSWLHHDPVPNRRGNDAAVAPDGSLWAGTMTYDETPGGGSLTRIAPDGTAVEVLPDSTVSNGTGWSPDGRLMYYADSPTRRVDVFDVVGQDIRGRRTLAEIEDGAGYPDGLCVDADGCVWVALWDGGAIRRYTPDGRLDRTLPLPVRRPTACAFGGPDLTDLYITTARVGHRPHPLAGSLLVLPNAGQGLPQPPFAG